In Ectothiorhodospira sp. BSL-9, a single window of DNA contains:
- a CDS encoding complex I NDUFA9 subunit family protein, which yields MNIRTVCVLGGTGFVGSHLVTRLVDQGYRVKVLTRRAFRSKHLMVLPGVRLVEADCHDGSVLRAHFQDCEAVINLVGILNERGHDGSGFRRTHVDLAHTVIESAREMGVRRLLHMSALNADAASGPSHYLRSKGEAENIVHTLAGDVAVTSFRPSVIFGRGDSFFNRFAGLLRITPVLPLACPNARFVPVFVGDVVEAFVGALKDSATHGERLDLCGPQVYTLKELVEYTARLLGKSRLIIGLSDRFSLLQARVMEYVPGKPLSLDNYHSLQRDSLCPEGGICPTALESVVPQYLGDATHHNRLQHLRSSAR from the coding sequence ATGAACATCCGGACGGTGTGTGTATTGGGGGGCACGGGTTTTGTCGGGAGCCACCTGGTCACCCGACTGGTGGACCAGGGATACCGGGTCAAGGTTCTGACCCGGCGGGCCTTTCGTTCCAAGCACCTGATGGTGCTCCCCGGGGTGAGACTGGTGGAAGCGGACTGCCACGACGGGTCGGTGCTGAGAGCCCACTTCCAGGATTGCGAGGCCGTGATCAACCTGGTGGGTATTCTAAACGAGCGCGGCCACGATGGCAGCGGTTTCCGCCGCACCCACGTGGACCTGGCCCATACCGTGATCGAATCGGCCCGCGAGATGGGCGTGAGACGACTTCTGCACATGAGCGCCCTGAACGCCGACGCAGCCAGCGGCCCCAGCCATTATCTGCGCTCCAAGGGCGAGGCAGAAAACATCGTGCATACCCTGGCGGGTGATGTGGCGGTGACCAGCTTCCGCCCGTCGGTGATCTTCGGTCGGGGCGACAGCTTCTTCAACCGCTTTGCCGGCCTGCTGCGCATCACTCCCGTGCTGCCCCTGGCCTGCCCGAATGCCCGTTTCGTGCCGGTGTTCGTGGGAGACGTGGTGGAGGCCTTTGTCGGTGCCCTGAAGGATTCGGCCACTCACGGTGAGCGCCTGGATCTGTGCGGCCCCCAGGTTTACACCCTGAAGGAACTGGTGGAGTACACCGCAAGGCTTCTGGGAAAATCCCGGCTCATCATCGGCCTGTCCGACCGGTTTTCCCTGCTGCAGGCCCGGGTGATGGAATACGTGCCCGGCAAGCCCTTGAGCCTGGACAACTACCACTCACTCCAGCGGGACAGTCTCTGTCCGGAGGGAGGCATCTGCCCCACCGCTCTGGAATCCGTGGTGCCCCAATACCTGGGCGATGCCACCCACCATAATCGCCTGCAGCATTTGCGCAGCAGCGCCCGCTGA
- a CDS encoding multifunctional CCA addition/repair protein, translating to MQTFLVGGALRDELLGLPVKERDWVVVGGTVQEMLDQGFTQVGRDFPVFLHPRTHEEHALARTERNTGPGYHGFEVHASPEVTLDEDLARRDLTINAMARDAQGHLIDPFNGQADLQERWLRHVSPAFVEDPVRVLRVARFAARLCPLGFRVADETRSLMQRMVDEGELDALVPERVWQETEKALKAPAPSAFFQVLRDCGALAVLFPELEALYGVPQPPRYHPEIDTGVHVFMVLDQATRLSEDPLVRFAALTHDLGKGNTPREILPSHRGHEERGVVLIEALCDRFRIPNRYRELARLVARYHGLVHRVFELRPQTLARTLEGLDAYRRPERLESVLLACEADYRGRTGFEARPYPQADYVRRAQARCAAIQARELVEQGLKGPAIAEALQQQRIQALKALKAEGATDEG from the coding sequence ATGCAGACCTTCCTGGTGGGTGGCGCATTGCGGGACGAACTCCTGGGCCTGCCCGTGAAGGAACGGGACTGGGTCGTGGTGGGTGGCACCGTCCAGGAGATGCTCGACCAGGGTTTCACGCAGGTGGGCAGGGATTTTCCGGTCTTTCTGCATCCCCGCACTCACGAAGAGCATGCCCTGGCCCGCACCGAACGCAACACCGGGCCCGGTTACCATGGGTTCGAGGTTCATGCCTCGCCCGAGGTGACCCTGGACGAGGACCTGGCGCGGCGCGACCTCACCATCAACGCCATGGCCCGGGACGCGCAGGGCCACCTGATCGACCCTTTCAATGGCCAGGCGGATCTGCAGGAGCGCTGGCTGCGGCATGTTTCCCCCGCCTTTGTGGAAGACCCGGTGCGGGTGCTGCGCGTGGCCCGCTTCGCCGCCCGCCTGTGCCCCCTGGGTTTTCGGGTGGCGGACGAGACCCGCTCGCTGATGCAACGCATGGTGGACGAGGGCGAACTGGATGCCCTGGTCCCCGAACGGGTCTGGCAGGAGACGGAAAAGGCACTCAAGGCCCCGGCGCCCTCGGCCTTCTTCCAGGTACTGCGTGACTGCGGGGCCCTGGCGGTGCTGTTCCCGGAACTGGAGGCCCTGTATGGCGTGCCCCAGCCCCCCCGCTATCATCCCGAGATCGACACCGGGGTACATGTGTTCATGGTGCTGGATCAGGCCACCCGTCTGAGCGAGGACCCGCTGGTCCGCTTTGCAGCCCTCACCCATGACCTGGGCAAGGGCAACACACCCCGGGAGATTCTGCCCAGCCACCGGGGGCACGAGGAACGGGGCGTGGTATTGATCGAAGCCCTGTGCGATCGATTCAGGATCCCCAACCGCTACCGGGAGCTGGCCCGACTGGTGGCCCGCTACCATGGCCTGGTGCACCGGGTTTTCGAGCTTCGCCCCCAGACCCTGGCACGCACCCTGGAGGGGCTGGACGCCTATCGCCGCCCCGAGCGGCTGGAATCGGTATTGCTGGCCTGCGAGGCCGACTACCGGGGGCGCACGGGCTTTGAGGCCAGGCCCTACCCCCAGGCGGATTACGTGCGCCGCGCCCAGGCACGTTGCGCCGCCATCCAGGCCCGGGAACTGGTGGAGCAGGGACTCAAGGGCCCGGCCATCGCCGAGGCCCTGCAACAGCAACGCATCCAGGCCCTCAAGGCGCTCAAGGCCGAAGGGGCTACAGACGAGGGATAA
- a CDS encoding class I SAM-dependent methyltransferase — MPTDSPLPTPEPEALQVSQQLLELVRQEINAGDGWLSFRRYMELALYAPGLGYYTAGSHKLGRGGDFMTAPEVSPLFGRCIARQCAQVLESLEGGDILEFGAGTGILAVEVLTTLEALDALPERYQILELSPDLRQRQQTAVAALPEALRHRVQWLDALPESGRFRGVMLGNEVLDAMPVQVFHWRDGEVRERGVVLGERLEWADRPADEALTNMVCALHESAGGAWPSGYVSEINPGLSGWMRAAADSLAAGVILLVDYGYPRREYYSPERYRGTLIAHYRHRALDEPLVWPGVVDITANVDFTAVAEAGGAAGLSLLGYTSQAWFLMGSGLESAFQACQAQGLREQMDLAAQVRMLTLPGEMGERFQAMALGRGVSEPLMGFSGRDLIPRL, encoded by the coding sequence ATGCCCACGGATTCCCCATTACCCACGCCTGAACCCGAGGCCCTGCAGGTCAGCCAGCAGTTGCTGGAGCTGGTCAGACAGGAGATTAACGCAGGCGATGGCTGGCTGTCTTTCCGTCGTTACATGGAGTTGGCCCTGTATGCCCCGGGGTTGGGGTATTACACCGCGGGCAGCCACAAGCTGGGGCGGGGCGGCGACTTCATGACAGCCCCGGAGGTGTCGCCCCTGTTTGGTCGTTGTATCGCCCGCCAGTGTGCCCAGGTGCTGGAGAGCCTGGAGGGCGGCGATATCCTGGAATTCGGCGCGGGCACGGGCATCCTGGCGGTGGAGGTCCTCACCACCCTGGAGGCGCTGGATGCCCTCCCGGAACGTTACCAGATCCTGGAGTTGAGCCCCGATCTGCGTCAGCGCCAGCAGACCGCCGTGGCCGCGTTGCCCGAGGCCCTGCGTCATCGGGTGCAATGGCTGGATGCCCTGCCGGAGTCGGGCCGTTTCCGGGGCGTCATGCTGGGGAACGAGGTGCTGGATGCCATGCCGGTGCAGGTGTTCCATTGGCGGGATGGGGAGGTGCGTGAGCGGGGCGTGGTGCTCGGGGAGCGACTGGAGTGGGCCGATCGACCGGCCGATGAGGCGCTCACGAACATGGTGTGCGCCCTGCATGAAAGCGCCGGCGGCGCATGGCCGTCCGGTTATGTCTCGGAGATCAATCCCGGCTTGTCCGGGTGGATGCGGGCTGCTGCCGACAGCCTCGCTGCCGGCGTGATCCTGCTGGTGGATTACGGCTACCCGCGCCGGGAGTATTACAGCCCGGAGCGGTATCGGGGCACCCTGATCGCCCACTACCGTCATCGGGCCCTGGACGAGCCCCTGGTCTGGCCGGGGGTGGTGGACATTACCGCCAATGTGGATTTCACCGCCGTGGCCGAGGCCGGAGGGGCGGCAGGACTGTCGTTGCTGGGCTACACCAGCCAGGCCTGGTTTCTCATGGGTTCCGGGCTGGAGTCCGCCTTCCAGGCCTGCCAGGCACAGGGGCTGCGCGAGCAGATGGATCTGGCGGCCCAGGTACGCATGCTCACCCTGCCCGGGGAGATGGGGGAACGCTTCCAGGCCATGGCCCTCGGGCGTGGTGTGTCAGAGCCACTGATGGGGTTTTCCGGGCGGGATCTTATCCCTCGTCTGTAG
- a CDS encoding pteridine reductase, which produces MEQPKHPDLTGKTAFITGGARRIGAEMARTLHAHGMNLVLHYRSSGQAAQALREELHRKRPDSVHLVAGELLEPGALGRLASEAEAAFGGMDVLVNNASTFYPTALGEITEAHWDDLMGTNLKAPLFLSQALAPALTRAEGCILNIVDIHALRPLKGYPVYCAAKAGLWMLTQSLARELGPRVRVNGIAPGAILWPEAEENAATHEEMIQRTALKREGSPEDIATTALFLIRDARYITGQVIPVDGGRTTAQ; this is translated from the coding sequence ATGGAACAGCCCAAACACCCCGACCTGACCGGCAAGACCGCCTTCATCACGGGCGGCGCCCGCCGCATCGGCGCCGAAATGGCGCGCACACTGCACGCGCACGGGATGAACCTGGTGCTCCACTATCGCAGTTCCGGGCAGGCAGCCCAGGCACTTCGGGAGGAGTTGCATCGCAAGCGGCCCGATTCGGTGCATCTGGTGGCAGGAGAACTTCTGGAACCCGGGGCGCTCGGGCGCCTGGCCAGCGAGGCGGAGGCCGCCTTCGGGGGCATGGATGTGCTGGTGAACAATGCCTCCACCTTCTACCCCACGGCCCTGGGCGAGATCACCGAGGCCCACTGGGATGACCTGATGGGAACCAATCTCAAGGCCCCGCTGTTCCTGTCCCAGGCGCTGGCGCCGGCACTGACGCGGGCTGAGGGCTGCATCCTCAATATCGTGGACATCCACGCCCTGCGGCCCCTGAAGGGCTACCCGGTCTATTGCGCGGCCAAGGCGGGACTGTGGATGCTCACCCAGTCCCTGGCCCGTGAACTGGGCCCCCGTGTACGGGTCAATGGCATCGCGCCGGGAGCCATCCTGTGGCCGGAGGCAGAGGAGAACGCAGCCACCCATGAAGAGATGATTCAGCGCACGGCGCTCAAGCGGGAGGGCTCGCCGGAGGACATCGCCACCACGGCGCTGTTCCTGATCCGGGATGCCCGTTACATCACCGGCCAGGTGATCCCGGTGGACGGGGGGCGTACCACGGCACAGTGA
- the folK gene encoding 2-amino-4-hydroxy-6-hydroxymethyldihydropteridine diphosphokinase — MTQPESLSRRAFVSIGTNVNREWHVEVARQELLNAFGAVTFSPVYETGAVGFDGSPFFNLAAGFDTDQPPEALVARLKAMESRHGRQRGGERFADRTLDLDLLLLGDLVLDAPGVQLPRDEIIRHAFVLGPLADIAADVIHPVLQTPIARLWETFDPAGQWLRRVEVLPSD; from the coding sequence ATGACTCAGCCGGAATCCCTGTCGCGCCGTGCCTTCGTGAGCATCGGCACCAACGTGAACCGCGAGTGGCACGTGGAGGTTGCTCGCCAGGAACTCCTGAACGCCTTCGGGGCGGTGACCTTTTCCCCCGTTTATGAGACCGGGGCCGTGGGTTTCGATGGCAGCCCTTTCTTCAATCTGGCGGCGGGCTTTGATACGGATCAACCGCCTGAGGCGCTGGTGGCAAGGCTCAAGGCCATGGAGTCGCGCCATGGTCGTCAGCGGGGTGGCGAGCGCTTCGCCGATCGCACCCTGGATCTGGACCTGTTGCTGCTGGGGGATCTCGTGCTGGATGCCCCCGGGGTGCAGCTGCCGCGCGATGAGATCATCCGTCACGCCTTCGTGCTCGGTCCTCTGGCGGACATTGCCGCCGACGTGATCCATCCGGTGCTCCAGACACCCATCGCCCGCCTCTGGGAGACCTTTGACCCCGCGGGCCAATGGCTGCGCCGTGTGGAGGTCCTGCCGTCGGATTAG
- the folB gene encoding dihydroneopterin aldolase, producing MDIVYIRDLKVKTTVGIFDWERSIRQEVRIDLEMGTDIRPAADSDCIDHTLDYKAVAKRVIALVESNERELVEAMAEDIARMVMQEFSVPWLRLTLGKPGAVRGAREVGVSIERGERG from the coding sequence ATGGACATCGTCTACATTCGTGATTTGAAGGTGAAAACCACCGTTGGCATCTTCGATTGGGAGCGCAGTATCCGTCAGGAGGTGCGCATCGATCTGGAGATGGGCACGGATATCCGCCCTGCGGCGGATTCCGACTGCATTGACCACACCCTGGATTACAAGGCAGTGGCCAAGCGTGTCATTGCCCTGGTGGAAAGCAATGAGCGGGAATTGGTGGAGGCCATGGCCGAGGACATCGCCCGCATGGTGATGCAGGAGTTCTCCGTGCCCTGGCTGCGCCTTACCCTGGGCAAGCCGGGAGCCGTGCGCGGGGCGCGCGAGGTGGGGGTGAGCATCGAGCGTGGGGAGCGCGGATGA
- the rpmB gene encoding 50S ribosomal protein L28, with protein sequence MARVCQITGKRPMTGNNVSHANNKTRRRFLPNLHDHRFWVESENRFVKLRISQKGMRIIDKKGIDTVLTDLRARGEKV encoded by the coding sequence ATGGCCCGAGTCTGCCAAATCACGGGTAAGCGCCCGATGACCGGGAACAACGTATCCCACGCGAACAACAAGACGCGTCGTCGCTTCCTGCCCAACCTGCACGATCACCGTTTCTGGGTGGAGAGCGAGAACCGTTTCGTGAAGCTGCGCATCAGCCAGAAGGGCATGCGCATCATCGACAAGAAGGGTATCGACACGGTCCTGACGGACCTGCGCGCCCGTGGCGAAAAGGTCTAA
- the rpmG gene encoding 50S ribosomal protein L33, protein MAKGIREKIRLVSSAGTGHFYTTTKNKRNMPDKMEIKKFDPVVRQHVMYKEAKIK, encoded by the coding sequence ATGGCGAAAGGCATTCGTGAAAAGATCCGCCTGGTGTCCAGTGCCGGCACCGGCCACTTCTACACCACCACCAAGAACAAGCGGAACATGCCCGACAAGATGGAGATCAAGAAATTCGATCCCGTCGTGCGTCAGCATGTGATGTACAAGGAAGCCAAGATCAAGTAA
- a CDS encoding Hsp20/alpha crystallin family protein, translating to MSNLQHLRQGVSDAWESILGGWQRLYARASGAITRFSPGSWSAEGVERDEHELETRSIGWGVMAAEVFDDSDRLVVRLEAPGMDRDSFDIQVIDDHLVIRGEKGVQQERSRGRYHIAECAYGRFERAIPLPGPVDTEGARATYEHGVLRVEMPRLSSAHGQRAINVEAG from the coding sequence ATGTCGAATTTGCAGCATTTGCGTCAGGGTGTGAGTGACGCCTGGGAAAGTATCCTGGGTGGTTGGCAGCGTCTGTATGCCCGCGCTTCGGGGGCCATTACCCGGTTCAGTCCGGGGAGTTGGTCCGCTGAAGGCGTTGAGCGGGATGAGCATGAACTGGAGACCCGCAGCATCGGCTGGGGCGTGATGGCGGCGGAGGTCTTTGACGACAGTGATCGTCTGGTGGTGCGCCTGGAGGCTCCGGGTATGGATCGGGACAGCTTTGATATCCAGGTGATCGATGATCATCTGGTGATCCGGGGCGAGAAGGGTGTGCAGCAGGAACGCAGCAGGGGTCGCTACCATATCGCCGAGTGTGCCTATGGGCGCTTTGAGCGGGCCATCCCGCTGCCGGGGCCGGTGGATACCGAGGGTGCCCGAGCCACCTATGAGCATGGCGTGCTGCGCGTCGAGATGCCGCGGCTCAGCAGCGCCCATGGGCAACGCGCCATCAACGTGGAGGCGGGCTGA
- the mutM gene encoding bifunctional DNA-formamidopyrimidine glycosylase/DNA-(apurinic or apyrimidinic site) lyase gives MPELPEVETTRRGIEPHLTRRRITQVHIRQPRLRWPIPTDLPQRLEGRRITGVERRGKYLLIQCPPGTVLIHLGMSGSLRLVPPSAPPRPHDHVDLTLDSGLTLRLHDPRRFGALLWFDPATGNHPLLAHLGPEPLGDTFDAQYLFRISRGRRVSIKALIMNSQIVVGVGNIYASESLFLAGIRPRRAAGRLTRAEATRLVDAIRQVLQASIAQGGTTLRDFVHEDGAHGYFSQSLRVYGRPQEPCTTCQTPIKQITQGGRSSFYCPTCQK, from the coding sequence ATGCCTGAACTGCCCGAGGTGGAAACCACCCGGCGCGGCATCGAACCCCACCTCACCAGACGCCGCATCACCCAGGTCCACATCCGGCAACCGCGACTGCGCTGGCCCATACCCACCGACCTGCCCCAGCGACTTGAAGGGCGCAGGATCACCGGCGTCGAGCGCCGGGGCAAGTACCTGCTCATCCAATGCCCCCCGGGGACCGTCCTGATCCACCTGGGCATGTCCGGCAGCCTGCGCCTGGTACCCCCCAGCGCCCCACCCCGCCCACACGACCACGTGGACCTCACCCTGGACTCCGGCCTCACCCTGCGCCTGCACGACCCCCGCCGCTTCGGCGCCCTCCTCTGGTTCGACCCCGCAACCGGCAACCACCCCCTGCTCGCCCACCTAGGCCCCGAACCCCTGGGCGACACCTTCGACGCCCAGTACCTCTTTCGCATCAGTCGCGGCCGACGGGTGAGCATCAAGGCCCTGATCATGAACAGCCAGATCGTGGTAGGGGTGGGCAACATCTACGCCTCCGAATCCCTCTTCCTGGCCGGCATCCGCCCCCGCCGCGCCGCCGGCCGCCTCACCCGCGCCGAGGCCACCCGCCTCGTCGACGCCATCCGCCAGGTCCTGCAAGCCTCCATCGCCCAGGGCGGCACCACCCTCAGAGACTTCGTCCACGAAGACGGCGCCCACGGCTACTTCAGCCAGTCCCTCAGGGTGTACGGACGCCCCCAGGAACCCTGCACCACCTGCCAGACCCCCATCAAGCAGATCACCCAGGGCGGCCGCTCCAGCTTCTACTGCCCCACCTGCCAGAAGTAA
- a CDS encoding YfhL family 4Fe-4S dicluster ferredoxin produces MALMITDECINCDVCEPECPNGAISPGDEIYVIEPSLCTECVGHFDAPQCVEVCPVDCIPKDPDNEESHDVLMAKFERITAGAS; encoded by the coding sequence ATGGCCTTGATGATTACCGACGAGTGCATCAATTGCGACGTGTGCGAGCCGGAATGCCCCAATGGTGCGATCTCTCCGGGTGATGAGATTTATGTGATCGAGCCGAGTCTGTGCACGGAGTGCGTAGGTCATTTTGATGCGCCTCAGTGCGTGGAGGTGTGCCCGGTGGATTGCATTCCCAAGGATCCGGATAACGAAGAGAGCCATGATGTGCTGATGGCGAAGTTCGAGCGGATTACTGCCGGGGCTTCCTGA
- the coaD gene encoding pantetheine-phosphate adenylyltransferase, producing MPVTVVYPGTFDPITNGHMDIVRRAHRLFDHVLVAVAANPTKRPTFTLEERVDLARQALRGIEGVEVCGFDGLLADFAAAHGSRVLLRGLRAVSDFEHEFQLASMNRHLAPDLETVFLTPAEEYSYVSSSLVREVAALGGDVSHFVAESVEAALRARLG from the coding sequence ATGCCAGTGACTGTCGTCTACCCCGGGACTTTCGATCCCATTACCAATGGCCATATGGATATCGTCCGTCGGGCTCACCGCTTGTTTGATCATGTGCTGGTGGCGGTGGCTGCCAATCCGACGAAGCGGCCTACCTTTACGCTGGAGGAGCGGGTGGATCTGGCGCGGCAGGCGTTGCGGGGGATCGAGGGGGTGGAGGTGTGCGGGTTTGATGGTCTGCTGGCGGATTTTGCGGCTGCGCATGGGTCGCGGGTGTTGTTGCGCGGCCTTCGGGCGGTGTCGGATTTTGAGCATGAGTTTCAGTTGGCCAGCATGAACCGGCATCTGGCGCCAGATCTTGAGACGGTGTTTCTCACGCCGGCGGAGGAGTATTCGTATGTTTCCTCAAGTCTGGTGAGGGAAGTTGCTGCGTTGGGTGGTGATGTTTCACACTTTGTGGCGGAAAGCGTGGAGGCTGCGCTGCGCGCCCGCTTGGGCTAA
- a CDS encoding MFS transporter has translation MKRASFKEIFGWAMFDFANQAYTLLIITVIFGDLFTRVIVGDAETDYRLGNLLWSVALAVSYLMVVLVGPVAGAIMDFSAARKKFLFASYVLTVVTTGLLYFVAPGYIWLGMLLIICSNFAYAIGESFIASFLPDLGPREQLGWISGFGWALGYVGGLVATAFALVMLGEVSEENFDRIRWVGPFAAVFFLVAAIPTFLWLRERGRARRLKGGVRSYLGIGFRRVRATLKDLRHYRDLATLLVSVFFAMAGIYIIISFTFIYGAQVIQWDEQVRVWMFVTVQLTAAAGALGFGFLQDRIGARTTYLATLVLWIVAVTLIFATPWLGRVVPMEAQHVFLIVGSVAGLCLGSTQSAGRALVGVLAPRLRAAEFFGFWGLASKLAAIVGLLGLGLLQVLVGLHVSILFCSLLFALALVVALGLDEARGRRVAEERELPRRAPLS, from the coding sequence ATGAAGCGGGCCTCTTTCAAGGAAATCTTTGGCTGGGCGATGTTCGACTTCGCCAACCAGGCCTACACCCTGCTGATCATTACGGTGATCTTCGGGGATCTGTTCACGCGGGTCATCGTCGGTGATGCGGAGACGGATTATCGCCTGGGCAATCTGCTGTGGAGCGTTGCCCTGGCGGTGAGCTACCTGATGGTGGTGCTCGTGGGCCCGGTGGCGGGGGCGATCATGGATTTTTCCGCGGCCCGCAAAAAGTTTCTGTTTGCCAGCTATGTGCTTACGGTGGTGACGACGGGGCTGCTGTACTTTGTGGCTCCGGGGTATATCTGGCTGGGTATGCTGCTGATCATCTGCTCCAACTTTGCGTATGCCATCGGTGAGTCGTTCATTGCCAGTTTTTTGCCTGATCTGGGGCCTCGGGAGCAGTTGGGGTGGATTTCGGGGTTTGGCTGGGCTCTGGGCTATGTGGGTGGCCTGGTGGCCACGGCCTTTGCCCTGGTCATGCTGGGGGAGGTGAGCGAGGAGAATTTTGATCGCATCCGCTGGGTAGGGCCGTTTGCGGCGGTCTTCTTCCTGGTGGCGGCCATCCCCACCTTTCTGTGGCTTCGGGAGCGGGGGCGGGCCCGGCGGCTCAAGGGTGGGGTTCGCAGTTATCTGGGGATTGGTTTCCGGCGGGTACGGGCCACGCTCAAGGATCTGCGGCATTACCGTGATCTGGCCACGTTGCTGGTTTCGGTCTTCTTTGCGATGGCCGGGATCTATATCATCATCTCCTTCACCTTCATCTACGGCGCCCAGGTGATTCAATGGGATGAGCAGGTGAGGGTCTGGATGTTCGTCACCGTTCAGTTGACCGCGGCCGCCGGGGCCCTGGGTTTTGGTTTTCTTCAGGACAGGATTGGTGCCCGCACCACGTATCTGGCCACCTTGGTGCTATGGATCGTGGCGGTCACTTTGATCTTTGCGACGCCCTGGCTGGGGCGGGTGGTGCCCATGGAGGCTCAGCATGTGTTCCTGATCGTGGGCAGCGTGGCCGGTTTGTGTCTGGGTTCCACGCAATCGGCGGGGCGGGCTCTGGTGGGCGTGCTGGCGCCGCGTCTGCGGGCCGCGGAGTTCTTCGGCTTTTGGGGCCTGGCCAGTAAACTGGCTGCCATCGTGGGCTTGCTGGGGCTGGGCCTGCTGCAGGTGCTGGTGGGGCTGCATGTCTCCATTCTGTTCTGCAGTCTGTTGTTCGCGCTGGCCCTGGTGGTGGCGCTTGGACTTGACGAGGCCCGTGGGCGCCGGGTGGCGGAAGAGCGTGAGTTGCCTCGCCGTGCGCCTTTGTCGTGA
- a CDS encoding DUF6627 family protein, with protein sequence MKKNPLLQRLVTLVCIMALLLAGTAPLHASMVGTDQLILSEQAQVDREQLLATLERDDVREQLAAMGVDPNEAAQRVARMTDQEVRELNERIEDMPVGSASVLGVVALVFIVFIITDAIGATDIFPFVRPVN encoded by the coding sequence ATGAAAAAGAATCCCCTCCTGCAACGCCTCGTCACCCTGGTCTGCATCATGGCCCTGCTTCTGGCCGGCACGGCGCCCCTGCACGCCTCCATGGTAGGAACGGATCAACTCATCCTGTCCGAACAGGCCCAGGTAGACCGCGAACAACTGCTCGCCACCCTGGAGCGGGATGATGTGCGGGAACAACTGGCCGCTATGGGCGTAGACCCCAACGAAGCAGCCCAGCGGGTGGCACGGATGACCGACCAGGAAGTGCGTGAACTGAACGAGCGCATTGAAGACATGCCGGTGGGCTCCGCCAGCGTGCTCGGCGTGGTGGCCCTGGTCTTCATCGTCTTCATCATCACCGACGCCATCGGCGCCACCGACATCTTCCCCTTCGTACGCCCGGTGAACTGA
- a CDS encoding PA2778 family cysteine peptidase, whose translation MAVKLTLEKPGIPYVGAAPLWGLASLLLAILLLSGCATPLQTRDLLNEPPDELPRQVELDQTPFHPQELYQCGPAALATVLGARGLIVHPDDLVEEVYLPERQGTLQTEMLAAARARGLVAYVIEPRMDTLLKEVAAGHPVVVFQNLGLNAFPYWHYAVVIGFDLDQEEIILRSGTHHRHITRMPVFERTWRRGDYWAFIVQPPGQLPATAQPLPWLRAANALEATGQLQTAATAYQTATQQWPAHPIAWIGLGNTLYALDEFPGAEQAFRQLIHQDPKAHAAWNNLAHVLHARGCTTQAHQAVTCALQLAPDEPYYQRTRETIKSSPNTLAVDNDCLPVICPADNNQ comes from the coding sequence ATGGCTGTCAAACTCACCCTGGAGAAGCCCGGCATCCCCTACGTGGGAGCGGCCCCACTCTGGGGGCTGGCCAGCCTGTTGCTGGCAATCCTCCTGCTCAGCGGCTGCGCCACCCCCCTGCAAACCCGCGACCTGCTCAATGAACCACCCGACGAACTCCCCCGTCAGGTGGAACTGGACCAGACCCCCTTCCACCCCCAGGAACTCTATCAATGCGGCCCGGCAGCCCTGGCCACCGTACTGGGCGCCCGGGGCCTCATCGTTCACCCGGACGACCTGGTTGAAGAAGTCTACCTCCCCGAACGCCAGGGCACCCTGCAAACCGAAATGCTCGCCGCCGCGCGAGCCCGCGGCCTCGTGGCCTACGTCATCGAACCGCGCATGGACACCCTGCTCAAGGAAGTGGCAGCAGGCCACCCGGTCGTGGTATTCCAGAACCTGGGCCTCAACGCCTTCCCCTACTGGCATTACGCCGTGGTCATCGGGTTCGACCTGGACCAGGAAGAAATCATCCTGCGATCGGGCACCCACCATCGCCACATCACGCGCATGCCCGTATTCGAGCGCACCTGGCGTCGTGGCGACTACTGGGCCTTCATCGTCCAGCCCCCCGGCCAACTACCCGCCACCGCCCAGCCCCTGCCCTGGCTACGCGCCGCCAACGCCCTGGAGGCCACCGGCCAACTCCAGACCGCCGCAACGGCCTACCAGACCGCCACTCAGCAATGGCCAGCCCACCCGATCGCCTGGATCGGCCTGGGCAACACCCTATATGCCCTCGATGAATTCCCGGGCGCCGAACAAGCCTTCCGGCAACTCATCCACCAGGACCCCAAGGCCCACGCCGCCTGGAACAACCTGGCCCACGTCCTCCACGCCCGCGGCTGCACCACCCAGGCTCACCAGGCGGTCACCTGCGCCCTGCAACTGGCCCCGGACGAACCCTACTACCAACGCACCCGGGAAACCATCAAGTCATCCCCCAACACCCTGGCCGTGGACAACGACTGCCTGCCCGTCATCTGCCCCGCCGACAACAATCAGTAA